One Roseomonas gilardii subsp. gilardii genomic region harbors:
- a CDS encoding M81 family metallopeptidase: MRIFSACLALETNTFSPMPTSYQSFLDQQAWRPGEHPAEPTMQTAAFWVTRRRAATDGYEFIPGSCFWAMPGGMASRSAYERMRDEILAQLQAALPVDAVMLGLHGAMVAQGYDDCEADLLEHVRRMVGPEAVIGVELDPHCHLTVRRCELADIIVLYKEYPHTDFVERGEELLDLVLAALRGRIRPVMSLWDCRLIASFPTTEQPMRGLVDRAMALEGRAGVLSISLGHGFPSGDVPESGARVLVVTDDAKPVGDRLAREFGEAMAAIHARPAKHFLEPAEALAEGLRLAAAAEAPVTIADTSDNAGGGAPSDNTTFLRLLTEGGIAGASVGPIWDPVAVRMAFDAGPGARMRLRIGGKACWASGQPLDAEVEILSCVPEAYQSFAGGPVDLGDAVGIRTTEGVGAVLVSRRRQAMGHDLFSNMGIDPAGERLLVVKSNQHFHASFAPISAAVLYATGDGLLATDYRRYPWSRVARPIRPLDTEAEGRLLL; the protein is encoded by the coding sequence ATGCGCATTTTCTCCGCCTGTCTGGCTCTGGAGACCAACACCTTCTCGCCGATGCCGACGAGCTATCAAAGCTTCCTGGACCAGCAGGCCTGGCGGCCCGGCGAGCATCCGGCCGAGCCGACCATGCAGACGGCTGCCTTCTGGGTGACCCGCCGCCGCGCGGCGACCGATGGGTATGAATTCATCCCTGGCTCCTGCTTCTGGGCCATGCCGGGCGGGATGGCCAGCCGCAGCGCCTATGAGCGGATGCGTGACGAGATACTGGCGCAGCTCCAGGCAGCGCTGCCTGTCGATGCGGTGATGCTCGGCCTGCACGGCGCGATGGTGGCGCAGGGCTATGACGACTGCGAAGCCGATCTGCTGGAGCATGTCCGCCGCATGGTCGGCCCGGAGGCGGTGATCGGCGTCGAGCTCGACCCGCATTGCCACCTCACTGTCCGGCGCTGCGAGCTCGCGGACATCATCGTCCTGTACAAGGAGTACCCGCACACCGATTTCGTCGAACGCGGCGAGGAGCTGCTCGACCTGGTCCTGGCGGCCCTGCGCGGGCGGATCCGCCCGGTGATGTCGCTCTGGGACTGTCGGCTGATCGCCTCCTTCCCCACAACCGAACAGCCGATGCGGGGGCTGGTCGATCGCGCGATGGCGCTGGAGGGACGGGCGGGCGTGCTCTCCATCTCGCTGGGCCACGGCTTCCCGTCGGGCGACGTGCCGGAGAGCGGTGCGCGGGTGCTGGTCGTCACGGACGATGCCAAGCCCGTGGGTGACCGTCTGGCCCGCGAATTCGGCGAGGCCATGGCCGCGATCCATGCCCGCCCCGCGAAGCATTTCCTGGAGCCGGCGGAGGCACTCGCCGAGGGGCTGCGGCTTGCCGCGGCGGCGGAAGCGCCCGTGACCATCGCCGATACCTCAGACAATGCCGGCGGCGGCGCTCCGTCGGATAACACCACATTCCTGCGCCTGCTGACCGAGGGTGGCATCGCCGGTGCCTCGGTCGGGCCGATCTGGGATCCGGTCGCGGTCCGCATGGCCTTCGACGCCGGGCCCGGTGCGCGGATGCGCCTGCGCATCGGGGGCAAGGCCTGCTGGGCCTCGGGGCAGCCGCTGGATGCGGAGGTGGAGATCCTGTCCTGTGTGCCTGAGGCGTATCAGAGTTTCGCCGGCGGGCCGGTCGATCTCGGGGATGCCGTCGGGATCCGCACTACGGAGGGGGTCGGCGCCGTGCTGGTGTCCCGGCGGCGCCAGGCCATGGGCCATGACCTTTTCTCGAACATGGGGATCGACCCGGCCGGCGAGAGGCTGCTGGTGGTGAAGTCCAACCAGCATTTCCATGCGTCCTTCGCGCCGATCTCCGCGGCTGTTCTCTACGCGACCGGCGACGGACTCCTGGCCACGGATTACCGCCGCTATCCCTGGTCGAGGGTGGCCCGCCCGATCCGGCCGCTGGACACGGAGGCGGAGGGGCGGCTGCTCCTGTAA
- a CDS encoding nucleoside 2-deoxyribosyltransferase, which yields MRAYLAGPDVFLPKAREHARRKTAICARYGITGRPPLNEDAEGLAAETTWLGIYRKDVAMMEECDIVIANLTPFRGPSADSGTLVEVGWFLGRGKPVFGYSNSASLFEARSRAQVAALPDPLEGITIEGFGAPDNLMIPGAVLDGGGLPMVLPPDGRDRAFDALDVFELCVAQAAAKLGLRGG from the coding sequence ATGAGGGCCTATCTGGCCGGGCCGGACGTGTTCCTGCCGAAGGCGCGCGAGCATGCGCGCCGCAAGACCGCGATCTGCGCCCGCTACGGCATCACCGGGCGCCCGCCGCTGAACGAGGATGCGGAGGGGCTGGCGGCGGAAACGACCTGGCTCGGCATCTATCGCAAGGATGTGGCGATGATGGAGGAATGCGACATCGTGATCGCGAACCTCACGCCCTTCCGCGGTCCTTCCGCCGATTCGGGCACGCTGGTGGAGGTCGGCTGGTTCCTTGGGCGCGGCAAGCCGGTCTTCGGCTATTCCAACAGTGCCAGCCTGTTCGAGGCACGCAGCCGCGCGCAGGTGGCGGCACTGCCGGACCCGCTGGAGGGCATCACCATCGAGGGCTTCGGCGCGCCCGACAACCTGATGATCCCCGGCGCGGTGCTGGATGGCGGGGGGCTGCCCATGGTGCTGCCGCCGGACGGACGGGACCGGGCCTTCGACGCGCTGGATGTGTTCGAACTCTGTGTGGCCCAGGCGGCGGCGAAGCTGGGCCTGCGGGGGGGATAG
- a CDS encoding DUF3072 domain-containing protein — MAQKHGQHAESAHEAAQAGAENPKADPNPGSNTVKDPDDWTTGGEAMTGAQASYLRTLSEEAGEEFDPSLSKADASKRIDALQARTGRGRDH; from the coding sequence ATGGCCCAGAAGCACGGCCAGCACGCCGAATCCGCCCATGAGGCGGCCCAGGCCGGGGCGGAGAATCCCAAGGCCGATCCCAACCCTGGCTCCAACACGGTGAAGGACCCGGACGACTGGACCACCGGCGGCGAGGCGATGACCGGTGCCCAGGCCAGCTATCTCAGGACGCTGAGCGAGGAAGCCGGCGAGGAATTCGATCCGTCGCTCAGCAAGGCGGATGCCTCGAAGCGGATCGACGCGCTGCAGGCCAGGACCGGGCGCGGCCGCGACCACTGA
- a CDS encoding nucleotidyltransferase family protein, which translates to MSFPLSRRFSARSAISPNPGRDSPHAGPVSPGIFRRSVRRLLPGAISANPVNAALLERLPALGLPQGFLTAGCLFQAVWNHRSGRSAGKGVKDYDVFYFDDRDLSWEAEDAVIRRVAEATRDLTERMGAVIEVKNQARVHLWYERRFGSPYPRLASARDGIGRYLVACTCLGIELASGAIHAPDGFGDLEAGILRMNPLSGNRPDLFRRKAESYRARWPWLRIVAAG; encoded by the coding sequence ATGTCATTCCCCCTGTCGCGGCGCTTTTCCGCCAGATCGGCCATCAGTCCCAACCCAGGGAGAGATTCGCCTCATGCCGGACCGGTATCGCCCGGGATCTTCCGCAGATCCGTCCGCCGGCTCCTTCCTGGCGCGATCTCGGCCAACCCGGTCAATGCCGCCCTGCTGGAGCGACTGCCGGCGCTGGGCCTGCCGCAGGGCTTCCTGACGGCGGGCTGCCTGTTCCAGGCGGTGTGGAACCACCGCTCCGGCCGCTCCGCCGGGAAGGGCGTCAAGGATTACGACGTCTTCTACTTCGACGACCGGGACCTGTCCTGGGAGGCGGAGGATGCCGTGATCCGGCGCGTCGCCGAGGCCACGCGCGACCTGACGGAGAGGATGGGCGCCGTGATCGAGGTGAAGAACCAGGCCCGCGTGCATCTCTGGTACGAGCGCCGCTTCGGCTCGCCCTATCCCCGGCTGGCCTCCGCGCGGGACGGCATCGGCCGCTACCTCGTCGCCTGCACCTGCCTCGGCATCGAACTGGCCAGCGGCGCGATCCACGCCCCCGATGGCTTCGGCGACCTGGAGGCCGGAATCCTGCGCATGAACCCGTTGAGCGGGAACCGGCCCGACCTGTTCCGGCGCAAGGCGGAATCCTACCGCGCCCGCTGGCCCTGGCTGCGCATCGTGGCGGCGGGCTGA
- a CDS encoding S1 family peptidase codes for MRIARPRPAVPLAPVLPAALCLLAAIPAQAQQGPAGDVLARLAPAVVRVIARDCSGAEDRSGSGFVWQTPQQVVTDFHVVSGCSRLIVSYQGLREVEARAERVYLPADLVELRVQPPPGFALPATVLSSIGQVPRPGETVRVYGYALGVPTRDDKPLTVTQANLDAPLLNDSVDAKAREELRRLGAPSLQTEVLRLDGNLLPGHSGAPILDRDGQLVGIGSGGLQNGTVGTGWAVRARYLTELLRAPPGVLPAPSGSSGPLFAQPALPPDGQVSQIRCGELSLVRTRRLSLEALVASSDDPVGLYQIAATTQRPLDSFRDLQFDIWTERNSGAGIAVPTGARLDSRADGCAAIWHGGAVEMRIAGARLPDAPPSEMGWQAQVQRTSSAFEMAWAREFLPALQQNPAFSYIMPQERRGGMVVNRKFFAGMRPDHPYPYGIFETLMARRTAFIGVAAIDRRYIAAPPLPEEIFRTWIAAGFATHLSTFPPEAGPAKAPMAAAAAARLAADPMPVPLNPDGPDTPLPPARATWPRPAAGRLRHAAAPDRGGPAPATAGAGLGRCHR; via the coding sequence GTGCGGATAGCCCGCCCCCGGCCCGCCGTGCCGCTGGCGCCCGTGCTTCCGGCCGCGCTCTGCCTGCTCGCGGCCATCCCGGCCCAGGCGCAGCAGGGCCCTGCCGGCGACGTGCTGGCACGCCTGGCGCCCGCCGTCGTGCGGGTGATCGCCCGGGACTGCAGCGGCGCGGAGGACCGGAGCGGCAGCGGCTTCGTCTGGCAGACGCCGCAACAGGTCGTCACGGATTTCCACGTGGTCAGCGGCTGCAGCAGGCTGATCGTCAGCTACCAGGGACTGCGCGAGGTCGAGGCCCGGGCGGAGCGCGTCTATCTTCCCGCCGACCTCGTCGAGCTGCGCGTGCAGCCGCCACCGGGCTTCGCCCTGCCGGCGACGGTGCTCTCCTCCATCGGGCAGGTCCCCAGGCCCGGCGAGACCGTCAGGGTCTATGGCTATGCGCTCGGCGTTCCCACGCGCGACGACAAGCCCCTCACCGTGACCCAGGCCAATCTCGACGCGCCGTTGCTGAACGACAGTGTGGATGCCAAGGCCCGCGAGGAGCTGCGCCGCCTCGGCGCGCCGAGCCTGCAGACCGAGGTGCTGCGCCTCGACGGCAATCTCCTGCCCGGCCATTCCGGCGCCCCGATCCTGGACCGTGACGGGCAACTCGTCGGCATCGGCTCGGGCGGGTTGCAGAACGGCACGGTCGGCACCGGCTGGGCGGTACGCGCCCGCTATCTGACCGAATTGCTGCGCGCCCCGCCCGGGGTCCTGCCAGCCCCCTCCGGCTCCTCCGGACCACTTTTCGCCCAGCCCGCATTGCCGCCGGATGGCCAGGTCAGCCAGATCCGCTGTGGCGAGCTTTCCCTGGTGCGAACGCGGCGGCTGTCGCTGGAGGCGCTGGTGGCCAGCTCCGATGACCCGGTCGGCCTCTACCAGATCGCGGCCACGACACAGCGTCCGCTCGACAGCTTCCGTGACCTGCAGTTCGACATCTGGACGGAACGGAACAGCGGCGCCGGCATCGCCGTGCCGACCGGGGCACGGCTGGATAGCCGCGCCGATGGTTGCGCCGCCATCTGGCACGGCGGGGCGGTCGAGATGCGGATCGCCGGGGCGAGGCTGCCCGATGCCCCGCCCTCGGAGATGGGCTGGCAGGCGCAGGTGCAACGCACCTCCAGTGCCTTCGAGATGGCATGGGCGCGGGAGTTCCTGCCGGCCCTCCAGCAGAACCCGGCCTTCTCCTACATCATGCCGCAGGAAAGGCGGGGCGGCATGGTGGTGAACCGCAAGTTCTTCGCGGGCATGCGGCCGGACCATCCCTATCCCTATGGCATCTTCGAAACGCTGATGGCACGCCGGACCGCCTTCATCGGCGTGGCCGCCATCGACCGCCGCTACATTGCGGCGCCGCCTTTGCCGGAAGAGATCTTCCGCACCTGGATCGCCGCCGGTTTCGCGACCCATCTCTCCACCTTCCCCCCTGAGGCGGGGCCAGCGAAAGCCCCGATGGCGGCCGCGGCGGCAGCCCGCCTTGCTGCGGACCCCATGCCGGTGCCATTGAACCCGGATGGCCCCGACACGCCGCTTCCCCCTGCCCGCGCCACTTGGCCTCGCCCTGCTGCTGGCCGCCTGCGCCACGCCGCAGCCCCCGATCGTGGCGGGCCAGCCCCTGCCACCGCGGGAGCCGGTCTCGGTCGATGTCACCGATGA
- a CDS encoding ABC transporter permease, which yields MSGSNAAELPRWADLVLLPLVNLFLALLVTAGVILAVGQPPLEALKALVLGSLGSFDALGYTLYYTTDMIFAGLAVALAFQCGLFNIGGEGQAYIAGLGVALVALKLEFLPAPLLIPLAILAGAAFGGAWGAVPGWLQAHRGSHIVITTIMFNFLAASLMVYLIVNVLIAPGSMAPETRGFTEAAHLPGLGFLGFSPDVPVNLALPLALLCALAVWLLVWRTPWGYGVRVSGVSPAVAAYAGIDARRQIVLVMALSGALASGVAVNELLGAQHKLLIGFTGGYGFTGIAVALMGRNHPLGTVLAALLFGALTQGGAELAFEMPDVPAQMVIMIQGLVILFTGALGNLFRPALARLLAPRRVAI from the coding sequence ATGAGCGGAAGCAATGCGGCGGAACTGCCGCGCTGGGCGGATCTGGTGCTGCTGCCGCTGGTGAACCTGTTCCTGGCGCTGCTGGTGACGGCCGGGGTGATCCTGGCCGTGGGGCAGCCGCCGCTGGAGGCGCTGAAGGCGCTGGTGCTGGGCAGCCTCGGCTCCTTCGACGCGCTGGGCTACACGCTCTACTACACGACCGACATGATCTTCGCCGGGCTGGCCGTGGCGCTCGCCTTCCAGTGCGGGCTGTTCAACATCGGCGGGGAGGGGCAGGCCTATATCGCGGGGCTCGGCGTGGCGCTGGTGGCGCTGAAGCTGGAATTCCTGCCCGCGCCGCTGCTGATCCCGCTCGCCATCCTGGCGGGCGCCGCCTTCGGGGGGGCCTGGGGCGCCGTGCCGGGCTGGCTGCAGGCGCATCGCGGCAGCCACATCGTCATCACCACCATCATGTTCAACTTCCTGGCCGCCTCGCTGATGGTCTACCTGATCGTCAACGTGCTGATCGCGCCGGGCTCCATGGCGCCGGAAACGCGCGGCTTCACGGAGGCGGCGCATCTGCCGGGGCTGGGCTTCCTCGGCTTCTCGCCCGATGTGCCGGTGAACCTCGCCCTGCCGCTGGCGCTGCTCTGCGCCCTCGCGGTCTGGCTGCTGGTCTGGCGCACGCCCTGGGGCTACGGCGTGCGGGTCTCGGGCGTCAGCCCCGCCGTGGCCGCCTATGCCGGCATCGACGCGAGGCGGCAGATCGTGCTGGTCATGGCGCTGTCCGGCGCGCTGGCCTCGGGCGTCGCCGTGAACGAGCTGCTGGGGGCGCAGCACAAGCTGCTGATCGGCTTCACCGGCGGCTATGGCTTCACCGGCATCGCCGTGGCGCTGATGGGGCGCAACCACCCCCTCGGCACGGTGCTGGCGGCGCTGCTCTTCGGCGCGCTGACCCAGGGCGGGGCGGAACTGGCCTTCGAGATGCCGGACGTGCCGGCGCAGATGGTGATCATGATCCAGGGGCTGGTCATCCTCTTCACCGGGGCGCTGGGCAACCTGTTCCGCCCGGCCCTGGCGCGGCTGCTGGCGCCCCGGCGGGTGGCCATCTGA
- a CDS encoding glutathione S-transferase codes for MLISSRNYSSWSLRGWLLCRLAGLEVEVSVAAADDPAARAELLMRSSSILLPCLIHGEVTVWDTLAIAEYLNETFPRAGLLPEDRAARARSRSISGEMHSGFSALRSSLPMNLRAHVPGFTLWSGPKADIERILVIWNECLGKWGGPWLFGGRPGIADAMYAPVVTRFLTYDVRLNGAAARYADTIMSWPDMAEWVEAARVEPEHVTELDLEAEF; via the coding sequence TTGCTGATCAGCAGTCGCAACTATTCCTCCTGGTCGCTGCGCGGCTGGCTACTCTGCCGCCTGGCGGGGCTGGAGGTCGAGGTTTCCGTTGCGGCGGCGGACGATCCGGCGGCCCGGGCGGAGCTGCTGATGCGCTCCTCCTCCATCCTGCTGCCCTGCCTGATCCATGGCGAGGTCACGGTCTGGGACACGCTGGCCATCGCCGAATACCTGAACGAGACCTTCCCCAGGGCCGGCCTCCTGCCGGAGGACCGGGCAGCGCGGGCGCGCAGCCGCTCCATCTCGGGGGAAATGCATTCCGGCTTCTCGGCGTTGCGCTCCTCGCTGCCGATGAACCTGCGGGCGCATGTGCCGGGCTTCACGCTCTGGTCGGGGCCGAAGGCCGATATCGAGCGGATTCTGGTGATCTGGAACGAGTGCCTGGGCAAATGGGGCGGCCCCTGGCTCTTCGGCGGCAGGCCCGGCATCGCCGATGCCATGTACGCGCCGGTGGTGACGCGCTTCCTGACCTATGACGTCCGCCTGAACGGTGCGGCGGCCCGCTATGCCGACACCATCATGTCCTGGCCCGACATGGCGGAATGGGTGGAGGCCGCGAGGGTCGAGCCCGAGCATGTCACGGAACTGGACCTGGAGGCCGAGTTCTGA
- a CDS encoding uroporphyrinogen-III synthase, giving the protein MSSPVDGEAGNRGTASPMAGPLAGRRVVVPETRELETMARMLERQGAAVLRCPLVAILDLEDPAPAEAWLRRFIATPPDDLILLTGEGLSRLMGVAERAGLAEGFRAALSGARRIVRGPKPTARLRSLGLGPDISAATPTTAGVIAALESLPLEGRRVAVQLYPDNPNEALLGFLRDRGARPDPVVPYAYASKEDDGRVLAVIREMADGAVDLIAFTSSPQVRRLREVAKAAGEEDLLAEALARTRIAAVGPLVARAVEEAGGHVAIQPGENFHLKPMLGEIVAAIG; this is encoded by the coding sequence ATGAGCAGTCCTGTGGATGGCGAGGCGGGGAACCGGGGCACGGCCTCACCCATGGCCGGGCCGCTGGCCGGCCGCCGCGTCGTGGTGCCGGAAACGCGCGAGCTGGAGACCATGGCCCGGATGCTGGAGCGCCAGGGGGCTGCGGTGCTGCGCTGCCCGCTGGTCGCCATTCTCGACCTGGAGGACCCGGCACCCGCCGAGGCCTGGCTGCGGCGCTTCATCGCGACGCCGCCGGACGACCTGATCCTGCTGACCGGGGAGGGGCTGTCGCGCCTGATGGGCGTGGCGGAGCGGGCCGGGCTGGCGGAAGGCTTCCGCGCCGCGCTGTCCGGGGCGCGCCGCATCGTGCGCGGGCCGAAGCCGACCGCCCGGCTTCGGAGCCTGGGGCTGGGGCCCGACATCTCCGCGGCCACGCCGACCACGGCCGGGGTGATCGCCGCGCTGGAATCCCTGCCGCTGGAGGGGCGGCGCGTGGCGGTGCAGCTCTATCCCGACAATCCCAACGAGGCGCTGCTGGGCTTCCTGCGCGACCGTGGCGCCCGGCCCGACCCGGTGGTGCCCTATGCCTATGCCTCGAAGGAGGATGACGGGCGGGTGCTGGCGGTGATCCGCGAGATGGCGGACGGGGCGGTGGACCTGATCGCCTTCACCTCCTCGCCGCAGGTCCGGCGCCTGCGCGAGGTGGCGAAGGCCGCCGGCGAGGAGGATCTGCTGGCCGAGGCCCTGGCGCGCACCCGCATCGCCGCTGTCGGCCCGCTGGTGGCGCGGGCGGTGGAGGAGGCTGGCGGCCATGTCGCGATCCAGCCGGGCGAGAACTTCCACCTCAAGCCGATGCTGGGGGAGATCGTCGCGGCGATCGGCTGA
- a CDS encoding ABC transporter permease — protein MEDLVLSVLAATLRTAAPLILAALAGLFTERSGIVDVGLEGKMLVGAFAAAATAAVTGNVLLGLLAAMAAALALGLVHGWACITLRGNQVVSGMAINILASGLTAVLALAWFRQGGQTPPLPASGRFLGIPFPGAATLAEVPVVGPFLGRLWGVVIGGQTLPVYLALLLVPLSSWVLGRTRFGLRLRAAGENPAAVDTAGISVTGLRFSGVVIAALLCGIAGATIATAQGAGFVRDMVAGRGFIALAALILGKWRPWPILLTCLGFGVLDAVAIRMQGVPVPLIGDFPVQAVQALPYLLTVILLAGFVGRSVPPRASGIPYVKER, from the coding sequence ATGGAGGACCTCGTCCTTTCCGTCCTGGCGGCGACGCTGCGCACCGCGGCGCCGCTGATCCTGGCCGCGCTGGCGGGGCTCTTCACCGAACGCTCGGGCATCGTGGATGTCGGGCTGGAGGGCAAGATGCTGGTCGGCGCCTTCGCCGCCGCCGCCACCGCGGCGGTGACGGGCAATGTGCTGCTGGGCCTGCTGGCGGCCATGGCGGCGGCGCTGGCGCTGGGGCTGGTGCATGGCTGGGCCTGCATCACCTTGCGCGGCAACCAGGTCGTCTCCGGCATGGCGATCAACATCCTGGCCTCGGGGCTCACGGCGGTGCTGGCGCTGGCCTGGTTCCGCCAGGGCGGGCAGACGCCGCCACTGCCGGCTTCCGGGCGCTTCCTGGGCATCCCCTTTCCCGGTGCCGCCACGCTGGCGGAGGTGCCGGTGGTGGGCCCCTTCCTGGGGCGGCTCTGGGGCGTGGTGATCGGCGGGCAGACCCTGCCGGTCTATCTGGCGCTGCTGCTGGTGCCGCTGTCCTCCTGGGTGCTGGGGCGGACGCGCTTCGGGCTGCGGCTGCGCGCGGCGGGGGAGAACCCGGCGGCGGTGGACACGGCGGGGATTTCCGTGACCGGGCTGCGCTTTTCCGGCGTCGTCATCGCGGCGCTGCTCTGCGGCATCGCGGGGGCGACGATCGCCACCGCGCAGGGGGCGGGCTTCGTGCGCGACATGGTGGCGGGGCGGGGCTTCATCGCGCTCGCGGCGCTGATCCTGGGCAAGTGGCGGCCCTGGCCGATCCTGCTCACCTGCCTGGGCTTCGGCGTGCTGGACGCGGTGGCGATCCGCATGCAGGGCGTGCCCGTGCCGCTGATCGGCGATTTCCCGGTGCAGGCGGTGCAGGCGCTGCCCTATCTGCTGACGGTGATCCTGCTGGCCGGCTTCGTCGGGCGCTCCGTCCCGCCCAGGGCCAGCGGCATTCCCTATGTGAAGGAGCGCTGA
- a CDS encoding polyhydroxyalkanoate depolymerase encodes MNYALYQSGIDALAPWQGFAQGLAPLLRPLHPLQPGAPLLRRASAALELLSEFRVTHKRPAFNLAPVRMGNALAAVGEEEVFATPFGRLLHFRKDSHLPQPRVLVVAPMSGHFATLLRGTVQVLLQDHDVYITDWANARDVPVGAGRFDLDDCIGHIIRFLEEMGGEERAPTHVLAVCQPAVPVLAAVSVMAQTRNRHQPRSMTLMAGPIDTRLNPTEVNRLAQSKPIEWFERELIDTVPWRFAGHGRRVYPGVTQLTAFLSMNLQRHARAFATQYENIAAGALAATEAHRRFYQEYFAVMDLTAEFYLQTIRSAFQENELPRGIMQWRGEPVRPEAIRRTALLTVEGENDDICGIGQTMAALDLCSGIPVAMKRHHLQTGVGHYGVFNGRRWANEIYPVVREMIQTMS; translated from the coding sequence ATGAACTACGCGCTCTACCAGTCCGGGATCGATGCCCTCGCTCCCTGGCAGGGCTTCGCCCAGGGGCTGGCGCCGCTGCTCCGCCCGCTGCATCCTCTGCAACCGGGCGCGCCCCTGCTCCGCCGGGCCTCGGCGGCGCTGGAACTCCTGTCCGAGTTCCGCGTCACCCACAAGCGGCCGGCCTTCAACCTCGCCCCCGTCCGCATGGGCAACGCCCTGGCCGCGGTCGGGGAGGAAGAGGTCTTCGCCACCCCCTTCGGCCGCCTGCTGCATTTCCGCAAGGACAGCCACCTGCCGCAGCCGCGCGTGCTGGTGGTGGCGCCGATGTCGGGGCATTTCGCCACCCTGCTGCGCGGCACGGTGCAGGTCCTGCTCCAGGACCATGACGTCTACATCACCGACTGGGCCAATGCCCGCGACGTGCCGGTCGGGGCCGGGCGCTTCGACCTCGACGACTGCATCGGGCACATCATCCGCTTCCTGGAGGAGATGGGGGGCGAGGAGCGCGCGCCCACCCATGTCCTCGCCGTCTGCCAGCCCGCCGTCCCGGTGCTGGCCGCCGTCTCGGTCATGGCGCAGACCCGCAACCGGCACCAGCCGCGCTCCATGACACTGATGGCCGGGCCGATCGACACGCGGCTGAACCCGACCGAGGTGAACCGCCTCGCGCAGTCGAAGCCCATCGAGTGGTTCGAGCGGGAGCTGATCGACACCGTGCCCTGGCGCTTCGCCGGGCATGGGCGGCGCGTCTATCCCGGCGTGACCCAGCTCACCGCCTTCCTGTCGATGAACCTGCAGCGGCATGCCCGTGCCTTTGCCACGCAGTACGAGAACATCGCCGCCGGTGCCCTGGCCGCGACGGAGGCGCATCGCCGGTTCTATCAGGAGTATTTCGCGGTGATGGACCTCACGGCCGAATTCTATCTCCAGACCATCCGCTCGGCCTTCCAGGAGAATGAGCTGCCGCGCGGCATCATGCAGTGGCGCGGCGAGCCGGTGCGGCCGGAGGCGATCCGCCGCACCGCCCTGCTGACCGTGGAAGGCGAGAACGACGACATCTGCGGCATCGGGCAGACCATGGCGGCGCTGGACCTGTGCAGCGGCATCCCCGTCGCGATGAAGCGCCATCACCTGCAGACCGGCGTCGGCCATTACGGCGTCTTCAACGGCCGTCGCTGGGCGAACGAGATCTACCCGGTCGTGCGCGAGATGATCCAGACGATGAGCTGA
- the cdd gene encoding cytidine deaminase, producing the protein MSGPDELVSAALAARARAYAPYSRFQVGAALRTEDGAVFAGCNVENAAFPEGTCAEAGAIAAMVMGGGSRRIAEVVVAAAAKEPCTPCGGCRQKLREFGTAATTVRMVDAAGETVLLRRLGELLPDSFGPGSFMG; encoded by the coding sequence ATGTCCGGGCCCGACGAACTGGTATCGGCCGCGCTGGCGGCGCGGGCGCGGGCCTATGCGCCCTATTCCCGCTTCCAGGTCGGCGCCGCGCTGCGCACGGAGGATGGCGCGGTCTTCGCCGGCTGCAATGTGGAGAACGCCGCCTTTCCCGAGGGCACCTGTGCCGAGGCCGGGGCGATCGCCGCCATGGTGATGGGCGGTGGCAGTCGGCGCATCGCGGAGGTGGTGGTGGCCGCCGCGGCGAAGGAGCCCTGCACCCCCTGCGGCGGCTGCCGGCAGAAGCTGCGGGAATTCGGCACGGCAGCGACCACCGTGCGGATGGTGGATGCGGCGGGGGAGACGGTGCTGCTGCGGCGGCTGGGCGAACTGCTGCCGGACAGTTTCGGGCCGGGGAGCTTCATGGGCTGA